One Betta splendens chromosome 8, fBetSpl5.4, whole genome shotgun sequence DNA segment encodes these proteins:
- the LOC114860312 gene encoding epithelial membrane protein 2-like isoform X1 — MENGPNPVIRTVTMLILLAVIFAVHIIGIVLLLVATIDNAWWMTQNVSTDVWFRWVQQGGVWNHTDLPSGTSYPQVGVWAQPVSLAPPAEYLQAVQACSVLACIFSILGVFVFVAQLFTLEKGQRFTISGVFQFIACLCIMVAASIYTDRFHLNENGWYGHSFILAWISFGLTFISSIIYFVLRKKTA; from the exons ATGGAAAATGGGCCGAATCCTGTCATCAG AACCGTCACCATGCTGATCCTCCTCGCTGTAATATTCGCCGTTCACATCATCGgcatcgtcctcctcctggtGGCGACCATCGACAAT GCCTGGTGGATGACTCAGAACGTGTCCACCGACGTGTGGTTCCGCTGGGTCCAGCAGGGCGGCGTGTGGAACCACACCGACCTTCCTTCAGGCACCTCCTACCCTCAAG TGGGTGTGTGGGCTCAGCCTGTCTCTCTGGCGCCCCCTGCAGAGTACCTCCAGGCGGTGCAGGCCTGCTCCGTCCTCGCCTGCATCTTCTCCATCCTGGGTGTCTTCGTGTTCGTGGCTCAGCTCTTCACCCTTGAAAAAGGACAGCGTTTCACCATCTCCGGCGTCTTCCAGTTCATTGCCT GCCTGTGCATCATGGTCGCAGCCTCCATCTACACAGATCGCTTCCACCTCAACGAGAACGGCTGGTACGGCCACAGCTTCATCCTGGCGTGGATCTCCTTCGGCCTCAccttcatctcctccatcatctACTTTGTGCTACGTAAGAAGACTGCGTGA
- the LOC114860312 gene encoding epithelial membrane protein 2-like isoform X3 encodes MENGPNPVIRTVTMLILLAVIFAVHIIGIVLLLVATIDNAWWMTQNVSTDVWFRWVQQGGVWNHTDLPSGTSYPQEYLQAVQACSVLACIFSILGVFVFVAQLFTLEKGQRFTISGVFQFIACLCIMVAASIYTDRFHLNENGWYGHSFILAWISFGLTFISSIIYFVLRKKTA; translated from the exons ATGGAAAATGGGCCGAATCCTGTCATCAG AACCGTCACCATGCTGATCCTCCTCGCTGTAATATTCGCCGTTCACATCATCGgcatcgtcctcctcctggtGGCGACCATCGACAAT GCCTGGTGGATGACTCAGAACGTGTCCACCGACGTGTGGTTCCGCTGGGTCCAGCAGGGCGGCGTGTGGAACCACACCGACCTTCCTTCAGGCACCTCCTACCCTCAAG AGTACCTCCAGGCGGTGCAGGCCTGCTCCGTCCTCGCCTGCATCTTCTCCATCCTGGGTGTCTTCGTGTTCGTGGCTCAGCTCTTCACCCTTGAAAAAGGACAGCGTTTCACCATCTCCGGCGTCTTCCAGTTCATTGCCT GCCTGTGCATCATGGTCGCAGCCTCCATCTACACAGATCGCTTCCACCTCAACGAGAACGGCTGGTACGGCCACAGCTTCATCCTGGCGTGGATCTCCTTCGGCCTCAccttcatctcctccatcatctACTTTGTGCTACGTAAGAAGACTGCGTGA
- the LOC114860312 gene encoding epithelial membrane protein 2-like isoform X2: protein MLILLAVIFAVHIIGIVLLLVATIDNAWWMTQNVSTDVWFRWVQQGGVWNHTDLPSGTSYPQVGVWAQPVSLAPPAEYLQAVQACSVLACIFSILGVFVFVAQLFTLEKGQRFTISGVFQFIACLCIMVAASIYTDRFHLNENGWYGHSFILAWISFGLTFISSIIYFVLRKKTA, encoded by the exons ATGCTGATCCTCCTCGCTGTAATATTCGCCGTTCACATCATCGgcatcgtcctcctcctggtGGCGACCATCGACAAT GCCTGGTGGATGACTCAGAACGTGTCCACCGACGTGTGGTTCCGCTGGGTCCAGCAGGGCGGCGTGTGGAACCACACCGACCTTCCTTCAGGCACCTCCTACCCTCAAG TGGGTGTGTGGGCTCAGCCTGTCTCTCTGGCGCCCCCTGCAGAGTACCTCCAGGCGGTGCAGGCCTGCTCCGTCCTCGCCTGCATCTTCTCCATCCTGGGTGTCTTCGTGTTCGTGGCTCAGCTCTTCACCCTTGAAAAAGGACAGCGTTTCACCATCTCCGGCGTCTTCCAGTTCATTGCCT GCCTGTGCATCATGGTCGCAGCCTCCATCTACACAGATCGCTTCCACCTCAACGAGAACGGCTGGTACGGCCACAGCTTCATCCTGGCGTGGATCTCCTTCGGCCTCAccttcatctcctccatcatctACTTTGTGCTACGTAAGAAGACTGCGTGA
- the LOC114860259 gene encoding germ cell-specific gene 1-like protein: MAFLQHMRSPRLSFLQTLVSLFLGSLALMSSYWCVGRQKVPKPLCSPTKHSNCIPVPGVSNSSNIQFFWETGDDRFVFPKFHTGLFVICEENVYADAWEEKCRGFYTLTPGDEKAMMWLSLSLELMYVGLLVISCLLLSLQLCLGAWFPSTQRWGHMLNAFAAVFTVLGGLLGMVGHMMFMQVFQTTASMGPEDFKPHSYGYSWAFYVAWFAFTVCMSAGVSTLNDYTKRFLMVGPRRGSGLNPCSFNWLLPPAPYYSPPMPPMALACPPSPPRISHLSPYFAPPPGDLPSSPPRLVHSHSFPLSHSDSFPPPPSHPAPASPFHRLSLPSPPLSVSVHTLSGHQEPDYSPL, from the exons ATGGCGTTCCTGCAGCACATGCGCTCCCCTCGCCTCTCCTTCCTGCAGACGCTGGTGTCTCTCTTCCTGGGCAGCCTGGCCCTCATGTCGTCCTACTGGTGCGTGGGCAGGCAGAAGGTGCCCAAGCCGCTGTGTTCGCCCACCAAGCACAGCAACTGCATCCCCGTGCCCGGCGTCTCCAACTCCTCCAACATCCAGTTCTTCTGGGAAACGGGGGACGACCGCTTCGTCTTCCCCAAGTTCCACACTGGCCTGTTCGTCATCTGCGAGGAGAACGTCTATGCAGATGCATGGG AAGAGAAGTGTCGAGGTTTTTACACGCTGACTCCAGGAGATGAGAAAG CCATGATGTGGTTGTCGCTGTCGCTGGAGCTCATGTACGTGGGGCTGCTGGTGatcagctgcctgctgctgtcgctgcagcTGTGCCTCGGAGCCTGGTTCCCCTCCACGCAGCGCTGGGGCCACATGCTCAACGCGTTCGCCGCCGTCTTCACCGTCCTCGGAg GGCTGCTCGGGATGGTGGGTCACATGATGttcatgcaggtgtttcagacCACGGCCTCCATGGGCCCAGAGGACTTCAAGCCTCACAGCTACGGGTACTCCTGGGCCTTCTa CGTGGCCTGGTTCGCCTTCACCGTCTGCATGTCGGCCGGCGTCTCCACGCTCAACGACTACACCAAGAGGTTCCTGATGGTGGGACCCAGACGGGGCTCCGGCCTCAACCCCTGCAGCTTTAACTGGCTCCTGCCCCCGGCGCCGTACTACAGCCCCCCCATGCCCCCCATGGCCCTGGCCtgtcccccgtctccccctagGATCTCCCACCTGTCTCCCTACTtcgcgccgccgccgggggacttgccctcctcccccccgaGGCTCGTGCACTCCCACTCCTTCCCTCTGTCGCACTCGGACTccttcccccctcccccctcccatcCAGCGCCGGCCTCCCCCTTCCACCGCCTTTCTCTcccgtctccccctctgtccGTCTCCGTCCACACCCTGTCGGGACACCAGGAGCCGGACTACAGCCCACTGTGA